In Candidatus Poribacteria bacterium, one DNA window encodes the following:
- a CDS encoding CRTAC1 family protein, with protein sequence MEGGSVDLYLTIKQERYDVKKFAGVLKSVKLENWVNAIAILAHLTTFLIFSSLNALAQNLPQFTDITRAAGIDFVHNTGAFGKKYLPETMGSGCAFIDYNTDGWQDILLVNGKDWEGNPTQKRQTMALYRNDKDGTFTDVTEIAGLATPLYGMGVAVADYDNDGDPDIYISTLETDRLFQNNGDGTYVDVTEAAGIHNPGFGTSCAWFDYNKDGHLDLYVANYVEWSIENDLFCTLDGINKSYCTPESYTGQSSKLFRNRGDGTFTDVSRIARIEDNTSKSLGVCIFDYNADGLPDIFEANDTQPNKLYQNNGDGTFIESGMLAGIAYNESGVATGAMGIDAADYDRIGKESLVIGNFSNEMLNLYHNEGDFFIDDAPAAHIGNATLLTLTFACFFFDFDLDGNLDIFTANGHVETDINAIQTQVTYAQSPHLFHNDSQGKFTDAAHKVGTDLVKPMVGRGGAYGDIDNDGDWDLLVTTSNGPAHLFRNDGANRKAWIKIQLIGQTSNRDGIGAQIRITSALGTQTHTVKSGSSYCSQSELTAIFGINDDTLIETIEVTWPSGALSTRKNVTPNQQIRIKEDTP encoded by the coding sequence ATGGAAGGAGGATCGGTGGATCTCTATCTAACAATAAAACAGGAACGATACGACGTAAAAAAGTTTGCAGGTGTACTCAAATCCGTAAAGTTAGAAAATTGGGTTAATGCCATAGCAATTTTAGCACACTTGACAACTTTCCTGATCTTTTCTTCTCTAAACGCCCTTGCACAAAACTTGCCGCAATTTACCGACATCACGCGTGCCGCAGGCATCGACTTCGTCCATAATACCGGTGCCTTCGGCAAGAAATACCTCCCCGAAACCATGGGCTCAGGATGCGCCTTCATCGACTACAACACCGACGGTTGGCAGGACATCCTCCTCGTCAATGGAAAGGATTGGGAAGGCAATCCGACCCAGAAGCGGCAAACAATGGCACTCTACCGTAATGACAAGGATGGCACCTTCACCGATGTCACCGAAATCGCAGGGCTTGCGACACCGCTTTACGGGATGGGGGTCGCCGTCGCCGATTACGATAACGACGGTGATCCAGACATCTATATCAGCACCCTCGAAACCGATCGGCTCTTCCAAAACAACGGTGACGGCACTTATGTTGACGTTACAGAAGCCGCTGGAATTCACAATCCCGGTTTCGGCACAAGCTGCGCATGGTTCGATTACAACAAGGACGGTCACCTCGATCTTTACGTCGCAAACTACGTTGAATGGAGTATAGAAAACGATCTGTTTTGTACCCTCGATGGCATCAACAAATCCTACTGCACCCCTGAATCCTACACGGGTCAGTCCAGCAAACTCTTCAGGAATCGCGGCGATGGCACATTTACCGATGTCTCCCGTATCGCACGGATTGAGGACAACACGAGCAAATCACTCGGTGTGTGCATCTTCGATTACAATGCCGATGGCTTACCGGATATCTTTGAGGCGAACGACACACAGCCCAATAAACTCTATCAAAACAACGGCGACGGCACCTTCATCGAAAGCGGAATGCTCGCAGGGATCGCCTATAACGAAAGCGGTGTCGCAACCGGTGCAATGGGTATCGATGCCGCAGACTACGATCGCATCGGCAAGGAGAGCCTCGTCATCGGCAACTTTTCCAACGAGATGCTTAACCTCTATCACAACGAAGGCGACTTTTTCATCGACGATGCCCCTGCCGCGCATATCGGAAATGCCACCTTATTGACGCTCACCTTCGCCTGTTTCTTCTTCGACTTCGATCTCGATGGCAACCTCGACATCTTCACTGCCAACGGACACGTCGAAACCGATATCAATGCCATCCAGACGCAGGTCACCTACGCCCAATCCCCACATCTATTTCATAACGACTCCCAAGGCAAATTCACCGATGCGGCACACAAAGTCGGCACAGACTTGGTAAAGCCGATGGTTGGCAGAGGTGGTGCATACGGCGATATCGACAACGACGGCGACTGGGATCTGCTCGTTACAACCTCCAACGGACCCGCACACCTCTTCCGAAACGACGGGGCTAACCGTAAGGCATGGATTAAGATTCAACTTATCGGACAAACGAGCAACCGTGACGGCATCGGCGCGCAGATTCGCATAACCTCCGCGCTGGGAACACAAACCCACACCGTCAAGAGTGGTTCCAGTTACTGCTCACAGAGCGAACTGACCGCAATCTTCGGTATAAACGACGATACTCTCATTGAGACAATTGAGGTAACCTGGCCCAGCGGTGCTCTCAGCACACGCAAGAACGTCACACCCAACCAACAGATTCGCATCAAAGAAGATACACCGTAG